From a single Streptomyces liliifuscus genomic region:
- a CDS encoding SDR family NAD(P)-dependent oxidoreductase, with protein MIRTIALITGASSGIGAAYARLLADDHDLVLVARRADRLADLAEELRAHGAAVEVLPADLMTHDGITAVTDRLATGDVRTLISNAGAGGYAPLTDVESADVDRLLTLNAVAPVRLVHAALPGMLAAGEGAIVTVASLLAFSAGFADPRAPRRTLYVAAKAATLGFTRTLANELADTPLRVQVLCPGVVATEWNSGAGHNIPWAMTPEDVASASLAGLRLGETVCAPGLEGQDAALDALLAAESAFVSGGNQPALAARYAAPRG; from the coding sequence CGGCGCCGCCTACGCCCGGCTCCTGGCCGACGACCACGACCTCGTCCTGGTGGCGCGACGTGCCGACCGGCTCGCCGACCTCGCCGAGGAACTCCGCGCCCATGGGGCCGCCGTCGAGGTGCTGCCCGCCGACCTCATGACCCACGACGGGATCACCGCTGTCACCGACCGCCTGGCCACCGGGGACGTGCGCACGCTGATCAGCAACGCCGGCGCCGGCGGCTACGCCCCGCTCACCGATGTCGAGTCGGCCGACGTCGACCGCCTGCTCACCCTCAACGCCGTCGCTCCCGTCCGGCTGGTGCACGCCGCACTTCCCGGAATGCTTGCGGCAGGCGAAGGCGCCATCGTCACCGTCGCCTCGCTTCTCGCCTTCAGTGCGGGTTTCGCGGATCCGCGAGCGCCCCGGCGCACCCTGTACGTCGCCGCGAAGGCTGCCACCCTGGGGTTCACCCGTACCCTCGCCAATGAACTCGCCGACACCCCGCTCCGCGTCCAGGTGCTGTGCCCCGGCGTGGTGGCAACGGAGTGGAACAGCGGTGCCGGCCACAACATCCCCTGGGCGATGACGCCCGAGGACGTGGCGTCGGCCAGCCTGGCAGGGCTGCGCCTGGGGGAGACCGTCTGCGCCCCCGGTCTGGAGGGTCAGGACGCCGCCCTGGACGCCTTGCTCGCCGCGGAGAGTGCTTTTGTCTCGGGCGGCAACCAGCCGGCACTCGCGGCTCGCTACGCGGCTCCGCGCGGTTAG